The window CTGGCGCGTCATCGCCGCCGCCGCCGCCGCCGTCGCCGTGCACCACCTGGTCCTGAGCTTCATGCTGCCCCAGGCCGTCTTTCCCGGTTCGGCGAGCCTTGGCCGGGTCATCGTCCACGCCGCGATCCTGATCGTCGAGGCCGGAGCCCTGATCGCCACGACCTTCAGCATCAACGCCATGTTCGACAGCGCCAACAAGGCCCGCGCCGAGGCCGAGAAGGCTGTTGAGGACGCCCATGCCGCCCATAGCGCCGCTGAAAACGCCCGACGCTCCGAAGAATCCGTCCGGGCCGAGACGGCCCAGACCGAGGCGTTCAATGAGATGCAGCACACTGAAGCGGTCGAGGCGATCGCCAAGGGTCTGGAACACCTGGCCAAGGGCGATCTGACGGTCCGACTATCGACGCGCTTCTCGGAGGCTTACGAAGCGCTGCGGGCCGACTTCAATGCGGCTGCCGAACGGGTGCAGGCCGCCCTGATGGATATCTCGGTAACGACCCGCGCGGTCAGTGCTGGGGCTGACGAGATCGCCCACGCTTCCGACGACCTGTCCATGCGGACCGAGCAGCAGGCCGCCAGCCTGCAGCAGACCACCTCGGCGCTCGAGGACATCACGGCCACGGTGCGCAAGACCGCCGCCGGAGCCAAGGAGGCCTCTGACGTGGTGGCCAAGGCCCGAACCGACGCCCAGCGCTCGGGCGAAATCGTCGACCAGGCGGTTGCCGCCATGACCCAGATCGAAGGCTCTTCCACCCAGGTGGGTCAGATCATCGGGGTGATCGACGAGATCGCCTTCCAGACCAATCTTCTGGCCCTCAATGCCGGGGTCGAGGCCGCCCGCGCCGGCGAGGCGGGCCGCGGCTTTGCCGTGGTCGCCCAGGAAGTGCGGGCTCTCGCCCAGCGCTCGGCCGATGCCGCCCGGGAAATCAAGACCCTGATCTCGACCTCGACCCAGCAGGTCGGTGCCGGCGTGGCCCTGGTGGGCCAGACCGGCGAAGCCCTGCAGCGCATCGTCGGTCAGGTCGCCTCGATCGACACCCTGGTCAACCAGATCGCCGCCTCGGCCAATGCCCAGTCGGCAGGCCTGCAGGAGGTCAATACCGCCATGAACAAGATGGACCAGGTGGTGCAGCAGAACGCCGCCATGGTCGAGGAGGCCACCGCCGCCACCCATGCCCTGAAGGGCGAGGCCGGCCAGTTGGCCGCCCAGGTCTCTCGCTTCAAGGTGTCTGACGGGACGATGGCCGCCCATACTGAGGCTTCGCCACAGCCCCGCCAGCGTCCTGCCGTCATGGCGCGTCCAGGCCGCAGCTCGGCGGCGGCGGCCGTCAAGGAAGAGTGGCAGGAGTTCTAGGCCCAGGGGCCCCGGTCCAAACCGGGGCCCCTGGCCTGCACGGCCACCATGAGAGCAAAGGGGATCGCCTCGCCCCTTGCTTATCGTGAACGCGCCTCTTATCCTCTCAGCCCCCAGTCGTGCGCGCCCGCGACGGGACGAATACTCCTCCCAAGGCGAACCGAGCTAAAATCCGCAATGGAAAAAGTGCCGATGACCGCCGGGGGTTATCAAACCCTCGACGACGAACTGAAGCGTTTGAAGACGATCGAGCGTCCGGCAGTGATCGCCGCAATCTCCGAGGCGCGCCAGCATGGCGACCTCTCGGAGAATGCTGAGTATCACGCCGCCAAGGAGCGCCAGGGCTGGATCGAAGGCCGCATCGCCGAGATCGAGGACAAGATCGCCCGTGCACAGGTGATCGACGTGTCCAAGCTCTCGGGCAAGCAGGTGAAGTTCGGGGCGACGGTCAGCGTCGTCGACGAGGACACCGAGGAAGAGGCCCGGTACCAGATCGTCGGCGATCACGAAGCCGATGTGAAGTCGGGCCGAATCTCGCTGTCATCGCCGCTCTCGCGCGCCATGATCGGCAAGGAAGTGGGCGAGGTCGTCGAGGTCAATACGCCCGGCGGCGTCAAGGCCTATGAGATCCTGAAAGTGGAGTGGCTCTAGAGGCCTCTGGCTCTAGCGCCCAACCCGCGCCATAAAGCGAGACCATGAACAAGGCTGCTTCTCCCGGGGCGGCCTTGTTTGCATGACCGTACTCTTCCGGATGCCGTGTTGAAGACACCTTCGAAGCCACCTCTGATCATCTGGGCGATCTCCGACGGCCGCGCCGGCATCGAGGCCCAGGCTGTCGGCCTGGCCGAGGCCGTGGTGCGCGAGGCGCGCCTCCAGGGCATCGAAGCCCTGATCGAGGTCAAGCGCGTCGGCTGGACCGGCCGCGTCGGTCGCCTGCCCTGGTGGCTGAACTGGTTCCCGCGCCGATGGCTGACGCCGGACAGCGACATCGGAGGCCCTTTCCCGGATCTGTGGATCGCCGCCGGCCGCGCCACCCTGCCCCTGTCGATCCGCGCCAAGCGCTGGTCGGGCGGCAAGACCTATGTGGTGCAGATCCAGGACCCCCGGGTCCCGCCACACATGTTCGACCTGGTCATTCCGCCCAAGCATGATCGCCTCAGCGGCGACAACATCCTGTCGATCACCGGCTCGCCGCACCGGGTGACCACCGCGCGCCTGGCCAGCGAGTACGAGAAGTTCTCCGACCAGATCGACGACCTGCCCCGCCCGCGGGTCGCGGTGCTGCTGGGCGGCAAGTCCAAGGCCTTCGACCTGTCCAGCGAACGCGCCGCCCAGATCGCCCACCAGATCCAGATTCCGCTGGAGCAGGACGGCGGCTCGCTGCTGATGACCTTCTCGCGCCGCACGCCCGAGCCGGCCCGCGCCCTGCTGACCGCCAGGCTGCGGCATCTGCCCGGCCTGATCTGGGATGGCGAGGGCTCCAATCCCTATTTCGCCTTCCTGGCGGCCGCCGACTACATCCTCGTCACCGAGGACTCGACCAACATGGCCACCGAGGCCGCCTCGACCGGCAAGCCGGTGTTCATCCTGAAGATGGACGGCTCCAGCCTGAAGTTCCGCCTCTTCCACGAAGAACTGGAACGTCAGGGTGCCGCACGTCCCTATGGCGGGGCTTTCCACGGCTGGACCTATGAGCCCGTCGACGAGACCGGCCGCGCCGCACGCGAAGTACTGGCGCGGATGCGGGGTGAGGACGTCATCGAAGCGGAGCCGGTTGAGGCTGCTGAGGCAGTTGAAGCTTCGGCTGAGCCTGAGGCTGAGGTTGCGGTAGAGGCGGAGGTTGCGACTGCGGCCGCTCCCGAACCCGTCC of the Caulobacter henricii genome contains:
- a CDS encoding methyl-accepting chemotaxis protein is translated as MSIAVTSLDSQRQFGGKVVEGASWLMVVIVVAARLLLQGPVLGLALAALVAAAATTLAHRTAGTNSTGRSLMGVALMAQVSLLVAALNGHGWQIDMHMAYFAALALLVVFCDWRVIAAAAAAVAVHHLVLSFMLPQAVFPGSASLGRVIVHAAILIVEAGALIATTFSINAMFDSANKARAEAEKAVEDAHAAHSAAENARRSEESVRAETAQTEAFNEMQHTEAVEAIAKGLEHLAKGDLTVRLSTRFSEAYEALRADFNAAAERVQAALMDISVTTRAVSAGADEIAHASDDLSMRTEQQAASLQQTTSALEDITATVRKTAAGAKEASDVVAKARTDAQRSGEIVDQAVAAMTQIEGSSTQVGQIIGVIDEIAFQTNLLALNAGVEAARAGEAGRGFAVVAQEVRALAQRSADAAREIKTLISTSTQQVGAGVALVGQTGEALQRIVGQVASIDTLVNQIAASANAQSAGLQEVNTAMNKMDQVVQQNAAMVEEATAATHALKGEAGQLAAQVSRFKVSDGTMAAHTEASPQPRQRPAVMARPGRSSAAAAVKEEWQEF
- the greA gene encoding transcription elongation factor GreA; its protein translation is MEKVPMTAGGYQTLDDELKRLKTIERPAVIAAISEARQHGDLSENAEYHAAKERQGWIEGRIAEIEDKIARAQVIDVSKLSGKQVKFGATVSVVDEDTEEEARYQIVGDHEADVKSGRISLSSPLSRAMIGKEVGEVVEVNTPGGVKAYEILKVEWL